In the Desulfuromonadales bacterium genome, AGCGAATCGACCACCCCGGCATGGCGTGAGCCGACGAAGTCGCTGGAAACGACCTCGGGGGAGTTGGTGTAGTCGATCTGGTTCTGCAGCGAGGATTCGAGTGAAATGTCGCGCAGGTAGGCGTTGATTTCCGCCACGCTGGTCTCCTGGTCCAGGGTCAGGTTGAGAATCGCCAGGGAGACGTTGGGGGTCGGCACCCGGATGGCGTTGCCGGTCAGCTTGCCGGTCAGCTCCGGTAGCGCCTTGGCTACGGCCTTTGCGGCGCCGGTCTCGGTGATGACCATGTTGAGGGGGGCGCTACGGCCGCGCCGGGAGGACTTGTGGTAGTTGTCGATCAGATTCTGGTCGTTGGTATAGGAATGACAGGTCTCGACATGGCCATTGATAATACCAAAGCGGTCGTTGACTGCCTTGAGAACCGGGACAATGGCGTTGGTGGTGCAGCTGGCGGCCGAAAAAAGCCGTTCAGCCTCGGTCAGCAGTTCGTTGTTGACGCCGAAGACGACATTGGGGATGTCCCCTTTGCCGGGTGCGGTCAGGACGACCCGGTCGATTCCCCTGGCTTTGAGATGCCGTCCCAGCCCTTCGCGGTCGCGCCACTTGCCCGTGTTGTCGATGAGGATGGCGTTCTGGATGCCGTATTGGGTGTAGTCGACGTTTTCGGGAGCGTCGGCGTAGATGATGCGGATCATGTTGCCGTTGGCGATGATGGCATTCTCTTCTTCGTCGATGGTGATAGCCCCCTGGAAGTGGCCATGGATCGAGTCGCGGCGCAACAGGCTGGCGCGCTTGACCAGGTCGTCCGCGCTCCCTTTGCGGACTACGGCGGCCCGCAGGCGCAGCTTGTCACCGCCACCGGCCTTCTCGATCAGGATGCGAGCCAGCAGTCGGCCGATGCGGCCGAAGCCATAAAGAACGACGTCGCGCGGTTCGCTGAGCAGTGAGGCCTTGCCGGTGTTGATCTCGGCCAGTTCCCGGCGCAGAAACTCATCCAGGGTGAGCCCCGCATCCTGGCTCTGGAAGCGGACGGTCAGCTTGCCGATGTCGATCCGGGCGGGTGCCAGCTCGAGGCGGCTCAGCGCCTCGAGAACCGGATAGCTCTCCCGCACCGAAAGTTCGTTCTCCAGAATTTGCCGGGCAAAGCGGTGGGCCTTGAGGATGTCGATGGTCGAGCCATTGACCAGGGAGCGGCCGTAAACGGTGGTGACAATGCCGTGATTGCGGTAAAGGCGCCCGATCAGGGGCAGCATCACTTCGGCGAGCTCTTCGCGGTTTTTCCAGTCCTTGAAATAGTAATCCTGCTTCGTCGTGCTCATGCCGGTTCCTTCCTCAGAAAAAATCCCGCCGCAGCGGGTGCTTGGATGTGAAAGATGCCGTATCCTAAACGAATGCCCCCCTGTTTTCAACCCCTTTTCGGCTTATTAATCACGACTTTGGGCTGGACTTGGACCCGGTGAGCTGATATTAATTACTCCGACTGCGCAAGGCGGCCTTATGCCGAAGATGTCACTAATGAAACTGAGGAGGTCGAAGTCTATGGGCGAGACGGTGCATTATAGTGAATTGGGACTGGCCAACACCCGGCAGATGTTCCAGCAGGCGATGGCCGGCGGCTATGCCATTCCGGCTTATAACTTCAATAACCTCGAGCAGTTGCAGGCGATCGTCATGGCCTGCGCAGAGACCGCTTCGCCGGTCATCATTCAGGTGAGCAAGGGAGCGCGCGATTATGCCAACGAGACGATGCTGCGCTATATGGCCCTCGGCGCGGTTAAGATGGCCCGGGAGATGGGCTCGAAAATCCCGATCTGTCTCCATCTCGACCACGGTGATTCTTTCGAACTGTGCAAGTCGTGCGTCGACTCGGGGTTCTCTTCGGTGATGATCGACGGCTCCCATCTCCCCTATGAGGAGAACGTTGCCCTGACCCGCCGGGTCGTGGAATATGCCCACGCCCGCGACGTCAGCGTCGAGGGGGAACTTGGCGTACTGGCCGGCATCGAGGACGAAGTCTCGGCCGAAACTTCCACCTATACCAAGCCCGAGGAAGTCGAGGATTTCGTCCGCAAGACCGGTGTCGATTCGCTGGCCATCTCCATCGGCACCAGCCACGGCGCCTTCAAGTTCAAGCTCAAGCCGGGCGAAAGCGCACCCCCCCTGCGTTTTGATATCCTTGAGGAGATCGAGCGGCGCATCCCCGGTTTCCCCATCGTGCTGCACGGCGCCTCCAGCGTCGTGCAGGAGTATGTCGAATTGATCAATGCCTACGGCGGCAGGATGGAAGGAGCGGTCGGCGTTCCCGAAGAGCAGTTGCGCCGTGCCGCAGCGAGTGCCGTCTGCAAGATCAACATCGACTCCGACGGACGCCTGGCGGTCACCGCCCGGGTGCGCGAGTATCTGGCCAAGAACCCTGGCGAGTTCGACCCTCGCAAGTACCTCGGTGCGGCGCGCAAGGAGCTGGTCAAGCTGATCAAGCACAAAAACGAGGCAGTGCTGGGCAGCGCAGGCAAGGCTTAGCGTCGATCGCCGCTATTGCGGCTGTCAGCCGCCAACGGGCGGCATCAAGAAGCTATGAACAGTCGTTCCGAAGCATTGGGACGACTGTTTTTTTACATAAAGAAAGAAATATTACCAAACTGGTCTTTTATTGGAGCTCGCAAGATGCTATATATTGAAGCAAGCGGAAGTGAGTCCTCCTGAAAGGTGCTGGCGAAACAAAACCGCTTTCAGGTGTCCCCGGATGAGGGAGCAGCTGATGCCAGGAGATGGGTTCCAGAGGAGGGAAATGTGGCTGCTTTTATGCTGCCCCTGAGGAGTCCGCCATGCAGAAACATCCCAATGAGTTTACCCGCCATCAGATACTGAAGTTTTTTTCGAACAGGCATTTTGAAATCAAGGTGGTAGCCGTCGAAAACAGCTATGTCATTTTCTTCCGTCGTTTCAGCTTTGCCGAAGCCTGTATTGTCGATGATCCAGCAGGGCGACTGATTTACGACAAAGCTTCAGGAGACTGGACCCTCTACTGGATGAATGGTTGTTTTCATTGGCATCCATATGACCGGTATGGAAGACTGGACCAGGCGCTGAAAGCGATGCTCGATGATCAGGCCGCCAGTCTTTTCCAAAAGGTTTTGTAGGGACATCGAGCAAAAAGGCCGCCTTCCGGGCGGCCTTTTTGCTGTCCGGTTATTTTTCCGGAGGCATCTTCGGCGGCACGGTCTCCATTGCTGGTTCCGGGAAAGTCACCTCCACCTTCTGCTCCTTGCCGTCGCGTTCAATCTGCAGGATGCTTCGGTCACCTGGCCGCTTCTGCTTGACCTCGTAGATCAGATCATAGTTCTCAGCCAACGGTACCCCATCAAAGACGAGCAGCACATCGCCTGTCAAGAGCCCCGCGGCTTCGGCGGCTGAGTTCGGCAGCACCGCTTTCACCCGGACTTTGCCCTCGCCCTCTTCGAGCATGACACCGAGTCTGACCCCAGGCCGGACAAGGTCTTCATACTCGGTGAAGAGCAGAAAGTCGTAGGGCGGCATGGGGAATCGGGGGACCTCCACATCCATCATCCGATCCCGCTTGTCATCGGGGATAACCAGTTCTTTTGAGCCGATGAGAATGTAGGAGGTGGGCAGCCGCCGGAAGACCCGCCGGGGTATCCCGAAGCCGTGACGGATATGGTTGCCGCCGGCTACCACAACCATGCGCCGGGTTTTCCCCGCGGGGCTTTCCAGGTAGCGGACGACACTTTCCGCCATTGTCTCATCCCACAGGGTCTGTACCCGCCGGAATCCCTCGAGACCGCTGTTCCCGTGGCCGTGGTCGCTATACATTGCCGTGACAAAGGCGCCATGATAAGGGTCCTCCCGATCCATCTCCGGTAACCGTCGCCGCTCTTCATCGCTGAGTGCGTCGAACTCCTGCCGCGCTGCAGATTTCACCAGGCTCTTCGGCGCGTTCAGGCCGATGACCGGAATTTTTTGTTCACGGGCGAAGTCGAGCAACGGCCGGTAGTAGTCGAAATCCATCTGCCACTGTTCCTGCCAGCGGGACTGTTTCACGAACGCCTTTTCTGAAAGTTCGCCGCTCACCCAGCGGTCGAGGATCTCCTGCTGATCGGGGGTGAACATCTCCATGCCGAGAGCAACCCCGCCGGGGTAGCGTCCGGCCATTGCCTGCAGCACCGTCAGTTCCAGGCGGTGCGAGGCGGGATTGTCGTGGGTCTCGCCGACGTAGACGATGCGGGCATCGGTCGCCACCGCCAGCATCTGCTCTTCGCTGACGTAATAACCGGTGGGAAAGTGCAGGATGTCGCCGACGGCCGGTGGCCGGGAGGGCGGGTAGGGGGCTTCGGGATTGCCGCTCATCTGTGGTCCGACGGCACAGCCGGCAGCCAGCGGCAGGGCCAGAAAGGGCATAAGAAGCTTGAGATAGCGCATGGAAGGCTCCGAAAATTGCCGGCCAGGGGCAAAGAACTATGAGCTGTTTCCCTTGGACCTTTGCCTCGCGCCGGCTTTTTCAGTAGATGTTCTTGGAATAGAAGATCTCGGTCATCTCCCGGCTCAGGCTCTCCTTGATGCGATCTCGCTCCTCCGGCGAGAAGTCGTCATAGGCCGAGGCGAAGAGGTAGTTCTGCAGGTTGAAGTCGCGCAGCAGCATCTTGGTGTGGAAGAGATTCTCCTGATGGATGTTGATGTCCACGCACTGGTAGTTTTCGAGGATCTTCTTGTCGACGTACTGCTGGATCGAGTGGATCCGGTGATCGATGTAGTGCTTCTTCCCCTTCACGTCGCGGGTGAAGCCGCGCACCTTGTAGTCGACCAGAACGATGTCCGATTCGAAGGAGTCGATCAGGTGGTTGAGGGCCTTGAGTGGGCTGATCTTGCCGCAGGTGGAGACATCGACGTCGACGCGGAAGGTGGAGACCCCGGTCCGGGAGTCGGTTTCCGGGTAGGTGTGGATGCAGAGGTGACTTTTGTCGAGGTGGGCCAGCGCCTGTTCCGGCTTGGCATCGACGGGTTCTTCGGCGATCAGGACGGTAACGCTCGCCCCCATCGGGTCGTAGTCCTGGCTGGAGATGTTCAGAATGTTGGCGCCGATGATGTCGGATACCTCGGTGAGGATATTGACCAGACGTTCGGAGTTGTACTCTTCATCGATGTATGCGAGGTACTCCTTGCGCGCCTGCGGCGAGCGGGCATAGCAGACATCGTAGATGTTGAAGGAAAGGGTCTTGGTCAGGTTGTTGAAGCCGCGCAGTTTGATCTTGCGCGGACGCTTCAGGCGCACCTGTTTCCCCTTGCCGGTTTTCGCTTTCCCTGTTTTGGCGTTTTTCTTCGCACACATGGGCAATATCCCTCCCCGGAGGTTTGGTGAGATATTTGGCCAGGCCAAACCGCTGAATTAAAGCATGAATTGCGTCCGGGGGACAAGGCAAAACTCCTGTGCCGATAGAATAATCTCGGCCAGTCGTGTCAGGCCACTTTAATTCAGGTCCGGGAGAGCCCGTCAATTTGGGGAGAGTATGGAGAGGTTCGGGCACGGCACAAAAAAGCCCCGGCCGCAGAGCGGACGGGGCCAGGGGGATGTCGTGGCAGGGATTGGGTTCAACCGGCAGCCTGCTTCTGCCGGCGCTCGTTCATCACCTTGTAGGCGCAGAACTCGCCGCACATGGTGCAGGCGCCGTGCTCTTCGTCGACGCCCGACTCGGCCCGCAAACGGCGGGCCTTGGCCGGGTCGATGGCGAGGGCGAACTGCCCCTCCCAGTCGAGGGACTTGCGGCACCTGGCCATGGCGATGTCCTTCTCTATGGCGCCCTTGACGCCCTTGACGATGTCGCCGGCATGGGCGGCAATGCGGCTCGCCATCACCCCCTCGTGGACATCCTCGACGGTCGGCAGGCGCAGGTGTTCGCTGGCGGTGACGTAGCAGAGAAAGTCAGCGCCGGCGGCAGCGGCGAGCGTTCCACCGATGGCGCAGGTGATGTGGTCATAGCCGGGGGCGATGTCGGTGACCAGCGGCCCCAGTACGTAGAAAGGGGCGCCGTGGCAGAGGCGCTTCTGCAGCTGGATATTGGCCTCGATCTGGTTGAGCGGCACATGTCCGGGACCTTCGATCATCACCTGGATGCCGGCGTCCCAGGCGCGCTGGGTCAGTTCGCCCAGGAGAATCAGTTCGTGGATCTGGGCCCGGTCGGTGGCATCGGCGAGGCAGCCCGGACGGAAGCCGTCACCCAGGGAGAGGACGGCGTCGTAGGGCTTGACGATCTCCAGCAGCCGGTCGTAGTGCTCGAAGAGGGGGTTTTCGGCGTTGTTGTGGGCCATCCATTCGACGGTGAAAGAGCCGCCGCGGGAGACGACGTCCATGATCCGCCCCTCGCGGTCCATGCGCTCCACCGTGGCCCGGGTCACCCCGCAGTGGACGGTGATGAAGTCGACGCCGTCGTCGAGGTGCTTGACGATGCCGGCGAAGATGTCCTCCACCGTCATGTCGACGATCGCCTTTTTCTGCCGGTTGACGGCGTCGAGCGCCGCCTGGTAAAGAGGGACCGACCCGATACAGGCATTGGTTTCGGCGATGATCGCCCGGCGGATCTCGTCAACCGGACCGCCGGTAGAGAGGTCCATGATGGCGTCGGCGCCGGCGGCAACGGCCACCCGGGCCTTTTCCAGTTCCTTGTCGATGCTGGTGTCGTCCTTGCTGGTGCCGATGTTGGCGTTTACCTTGGTGCGCAGGCCTTTGCCGACTGCCAGCGGCGTGCCGTTGGTGTGCCTGACGTTCTGGCAGATGATGGCGGTCCCCTCGGCGATGCGCTGGCGCAGGATTTCCGGGTCGATCCCTTCGAAGGCGGCGGCCTGCTTCATCTTGTCGGTGACGATGCCCTGACGGGCGAGTTCGAGCTGGGTCATGGTTTTCGCCTTTTGTTAGAAAAAGTCATTCGGACTAATCGGTCTGACCAGTCCGACTTGTCGGACCGGTCTGACTACAACTGGCCACGACTTTCGCCGCCTGCCAGTGGTTGACCGGCCCGTGCCCCGCACCGAGCGGGACGGCAGTTTCGATGGCGGTGGTCAAGAAAACCTTGGCCCGGCCTA is a window encoding:
- a CDS encoding glyceraldehyde-3-phosphate dehydrogenase, whose translation is MSTTKQDYYFKDWKNREELAEVMLPLIGRLYRNHGIVTTVYGRSLVNGSTIDILKAHRFARQILENELSVRESYPVLEALSRLELAPARIDIGKLTVRFQSQDAGLTLDEFLRRELAEINTGKASLLSEPRDVVLYGFGRIGRLLARILIEKAGGGDKLRLRAAVVRKGSADDLVKRASLLRRDSIHGHFQGAITIDEEENAIIANGNMIRIIYADAPENVDYTQYGIQNAILIDNTGKWRDREGLGRHLKARGIDRVVLTAPGKGDIPNVVFGVNNELLTEAERLFSAASCTTNAIVPVLKAVNDRFGIINGHVETCHSYTNDQNLIDNYHKSSRRGRSAPLNMVITETGAAKAVAKALPELTGKLTGNAIRVPTPNVSLAILNLTLDQETSVAEINAYLRDISLESSLQNQIDYTNSPEVVSSDFVGSRHAGVVDSLATIVQGNRCVLYVWYDNEFGYSCQVVRMVQKMAGLELPALPR
- a CDS encoding class II fructose-bisphosphate aldolase, which encodes MGETVHYSELGLANTRQMFQQAMAGGYAIPAYNFNNLEQLQAIVMACAETASPVIIQVSKGARDYANETMLRYMALGAVKMAREMGSKIPICLHLDHGDSFELCKSCVDSGFSSVMIDGSHLPYEENVALTRRVVEYAHARDVSVEGELGVLAGIEDEVSAETSTYTKPEEVEDFVRKTGVDSLAISIGTSHGAFKFKLKPGESAPPLRFDILEEIERRIPGFPIVLHGASSVVQEYVELINAYGGRMEGAVGVPEEQLRRAAASAVCKINIDSDGRLAVTARVREYLAKNPGEFDPRKYLGAARKELVKLIKHKNEAVLGSAGKA
- a CDS encoding DUF3024 domain-containing protein, with the translated sequence MQKHPNEFTRHQILKFFSNRHFEIKVVAVENSYVIFFRRFSFAEACIVDDPAGRLIYDKASGDWTLYWMNGCFHWHPYDRYGRLDQALKAMLDDQAASLFQKVL
- a CDS encoding ChaN family lipoprotein; the protein is MRYLKLLMPFLALPLAAGCAVGPQMSGNPEAPYPPSRPPAVGDILHFPTGYYVSEEQMLAVATDARIVYVGETHDNPASHRLELTVLQAMAGRYPGGVALGMEMFTPDQQEILDRWVSGELSEKAFVKQSRWQEQWQMDFDYYRPLLDFAREQKIPVIGLNAPKSLVKSAARQEFDALSDEERRRLPEMDREDPYHGAFVTAMYSDHGHGNSGLEGFRRVQTLWDETMAESVVRYLESPAGKTRRMVVVAGGNHIRHGFGIPRRVFRRLPTSYILIGSKELVIPDDKRDRMMDVEVPRFPMPPYDFLLFTEYEDLVRPGVRLGVMLEEGEGKVRVKAVLPNSAAEAAGLLTGDVLLVFDGVPLAENYDLIYEVKQKRPGDRSILQIERDGKEQKVEVTFPEPAMETVPPKMPPEK
- the speD gene encoding adenosylmethionine decarboxylase; translated protein: MCAKKNAKTGKAKTGKGKQVRLKRPRKIKLRGFNNLTKTLSFNIYDVCYARSPQARKEYLAYIDEEYNSERLVNILTEVSDIIGANILNISSQDYDPMGASVTVLIAEEPVDAKPEQALAHLDKSHLCIHTYPETDSRTGVSTFRVDVDVSTCGKISPLKALNHLIDSFESDIVLVDYKVRGFTRDVKGKKHYIDHRIHSIQQYVDKKILENYQCVDINIHQENLFHTKMLLRDFNLQNYLFASAYDDFSPEERDRIKESLSREMTEIFYSKNIY
- the thiC gene encoding phosphomethylpyrimidine synthase ThiC, which gives rise to MTQLELARQGIVTDKMKQAAAFEGIDPEILRQRIAEGTAIICQNVRHTNGTPLAVGKGLRTKVNANIGTSKDDTSIDKELEKARVAVAAGADAIMDLSTGGPVDEIRRAIIAETNACIGSVPLYQAALDAVNRQKKAIVDMTVEDIFAGIVKHLDDGVDFITVHCGVTRATVERMDREGRIMDVVSRGGSFTVEWMAHNNAENPLFEHYDRLLEIVKPYDAVLSLGDGFRPGCLADATDRAQIHELILLGELTQRAWDAGIQVMIEGPGHVPLNQIEANIQLQKRLCHGAPFYVLGPLVTDIAPGYDHITCAIGGTLAAAAGADFLCYVTASEHLRLPTVEDVHEGVMASRIAAHAGDIVKGVKGAIEKDIAMARCRKSLDWEGQFALAIDPAKARRLRAESGVDEEHGACTMCGEFCAYKVMNERRQKQAAG